Proteins encoded within one genomic window of Ranitomeya variabilis isolate aRanVar5 chromosome 4, aRanVar5.hap1, whole genome shotgun sequence:
- the LOC143768476 gene encoding uncharacterized protein LOC143768476, whose protein sequence is MQAPSGSAGRKRSKYKYGQALSFLRRTMLSRVTFSSHRAPASSSAPSGAIPPESATEGHVGRPHTSVPSSDPSVPSSDPSVPSTSSTPSSGALLQASLLASDAEQLAFPLPHPSDPATSTPPLGSWRQRQRGQERSYAPEFLHLNASFQGSFKILGEQVTAGFNMVQSRISETSRETSSRLDRLHPAVSPDPANLFFQSMLMSMEKLSFEQQMRVMNTCHNAALQAINESTHTPPHTSTPIPPQAPFPHHTPHYQTQPQYPHQHHYQTQLQSPHQHHYQTPRQSHYPTQSQYPTQSPQQSRPPDQITSPMFSLLNFSLPPTPTPPPSGQPLGLTPPSTAPQTSRVSPPIDVVQPSCPSSSHISTQHFENL, encoded by the exons atgcaggccccgagtggctctgcaggaaggaagaggagcaaatataaatatggccaggccctctccttcctgaggcgaaccatgctaagcagagt caccttctccagccaccgggcgcctgcatcttcctctgcgccctctggagcgatccctcctgagtccgccactgagggccacgtcggtaggccccacacctctgtcccctcctctgacccctctgtcccctcctctgacccctctgtcccctccacttcatccaccccaagcagtggagcattattgcaggcttcattgctcgcatctgatgctgaacagttagcgttccctttaccccacccctctgatcctgccacctcgacaccaccattaggttcgtggcggcagcgacagaggggtcaggaaaggagctatgctcctgagttcttacacctgaatgcatccttccaaggctctttcaaaattttgggagagcaagtgactgctggtttcaacatggtgcagtcacgcatcagtgaaacaagccgtgaaaccagcagtcgcttggataggctgcatccagctgtaagtcccgatccggccaatctttttttccaatccatgctcatgagcatggagaagctttcttttgagcaacagatgcgggtaatgaatacctgccataatgctgcactgcaggccattaatgaatcgacccacacacctccccacacctccactccaattccaccccaggccccatttccacaccataccccccattaccaaacccagccccaatacccacaccagcaccattaccaaacccagctccaatccccacaccagcaccattaccaaaccccacgccagtcccactaccctacccagtcacaatacccgacccagtccccacaacaatcccggcccccagaccaaattacttccccaatgttttccttactcaacttttctcttccccctaccccaacaccacccccctctggtcagcctcttggtttaacccccccttccactgcaccccaaacaagtagggtttccccacctatcgacgtggtccaaccttcctgcccctcctcctctcatatctccacccaacactttgaaaatttgtaa